The following is a genomic window from Lysinibacillus sp. G4S2.
TCGCTTACGAGATTTATAATATACCCCATTAGGTATATTGTCAACATGAATGGCTTTGATTTTTTTGGAGCACTCACTCTGGAGAGCATTGTCCTATCCGTCAATAAAAAAAATCCCTGCTATGAGCCGTTACTCATAACAGGGAAATCCATCATCATTATTATTTTGCTAGTTGCATTGCTGGACCAAAGAATTCATAATGAATTTTTTCGTCTTTCACGCCAATTTCATGTAAATTTTTAATAACTGCTTCCATAAATCCGACAGGTCCACATACGTAAACTTCTGCATTATCGGCTACTTTTTCAGCTAATAATTCTTTTGTAAGTAACTTGTCTTCATCCGAATATAACGCTGTGTAAGTAGCATTTGGAAGTGCATTCACTTTCTCTTGAATAGCATCACTAAATGCAACAACTTTTTCATTGCGCGCACATTGGATAAAGCTCACTTCATTTGCCGCATCATCACCTATTGATTGCAACATACTATTTAACGGTGTTACACCAATACCACCGCTTAAAAAAGTAATTGGAGCAGAAGTTTCTTCTAAAACAAATAGTCCAGCAGGAGCACTTACATCTACTAAATCTCCAACTTGTAACACGTCGTGAATAAAGTTTGATACTTTTCCATTCGGCGTATGGTCACTTTCACGTTTCACAGAAATGCGATAGCCATCTTTAGCACTCGCTTGCGAAAGCGTATACTGACGGTTCATTAAATACTCTTCGCCCAGTACTTTCACACGAATACTGATATATTGACCTGGCTCATAAGCTGGTAGAGGGGAACCATCTTCATTTTCAAAGTAAATAGATGTTACAAGATCACTTTCTACTACTTTTTTCGCCACTTTCAATGGTTTAAATAAACGCCATCCACCATTACCCTCAGCTTTTTGATATAGCTCTTCTTCTACTTGAATGAAGATATCTGCAATGACACCATATGCTTCAGCCCAAGCATTAATAATGTCATCCGTCGCCGCATCACCAAGCACTTCTTTAATTGCTTTTAATAAGTTTTCTCCAACAATTGGATAGTGCTCAGGTAAAATACCTAGGCTACGGTGTTTATGAGCGATTAACATAACCGCTGGTAAAATAGCTTCTAAATTTTCAATATGAACTGCAGCAGCATAAACCGTGTTTGCTAACGCTGTTTGCTGACGACCTTTTTCTTGGTTTGTATGGTTAAAAATATTCAATAATTCTGGATGAGCTTGAAACATATTTCTGTAAAACGTCTTCGTAATTTCTACACCATGAACTTCTAATACAGGAACTGTTGCTTTAATAATTTGTACTGTTTCTTGTTTTAACATATCGCTTACCATCCTTTCGTGATTACAATATAACGCTATCAATCCCTTAAAGCAATATATAAAATACATCTTTAACAAAATGGACATAATTAATGTATTTTAAATACATCTTTAAAAAAGTATTGAATTTTTAATACTTCAATGTAAAAATGCTATAATTATTTTGAACTATAGAAAGTAGGGTGTTCTTATGCGCTTAACTTTATACACAGATTATTCTCTTCGAACACTCATATATTTGGGTGCGAAGGAAGAAGGCCAATTATCAACGATCCAAGAAATTTCAGATGCCTATAATATTTCGAAAAACCATTTAATGAAGGTAACCCATCAACTCGGGCTCCTTGGCTACATTGAAACGATTCGCGGACGAGGTGGAGGAATTCGCCTAGCAATTGATCCAACAACGATAACAATTGGCGAAATAGTACGTCATACTGAAGAGGATTTTCATCTTGTCGAATGCTTTGATAAAGAAAATAATCTATGCAAAATCGCTCCAGAATGTCAGCTAAAAGGCGTGTTGTACGAAGCACTACAAGCCTATTTAGCCGTCCTAGATCGCTATACGCTTGATGATTTTTTACATTCGAAAGAAAAGTTGATGGCACTGTTACTCGGCAAATAAAAATACCCGCACAACTCAAAGTTGGACGGGTATTTCATTATTTTAATGCCTTAGAAAAGAAAATCATATCTAGTGCACGTATTCCATTTTCATAGATTGGCTCTGGGTAATTGCTGAAAAAATCTTTTTCAATGGCTTCCATACGAAAACCTGCTTTTTGATAAAATGCAATATTATCAATACTAGAATTTGCCGTTCCAACTATGATCGTTTTATATCCTTGAGATTGACAAATTGTTGTGATTTGTCGCAGTACTTCCTTCCCTAGCCCTTTCCCCTGATACTTCGGTACAATCGCTATATTTTTCAACTCTACTGTCGTATCAGACTGCGCAAGAAGTAACACTACACCTGCTAATTGCTCACCACATTTAATTTCGAATAATTCACCGTCATTTAAATATTCTCGAACAGCAGCTTCACTTTCATCAGCTAATAATAATTGTGGTAAGTAGTCTTCCCTCTCGCCTTCCACTTTCTTTAATGCTGTACGATATCGGACAAAATCATTGCGTTCAAAAACATTTAACACACATGGTTGCTTTTCTTTAATCTCTAACCATGAATGCTCCTGAGGGTAATCATTTTCTACTCCTAATCGAATAAAAGGCAACTTCTCTTGTGCCTTTTGTGAGCGAATATTAACCTTCCTAGCTCCTGCAAAAACATGCTCTAGCCCTAACTCAAAAAATGCTATATCTAAAATGGCAACTTTTGATTCAAGATTATAGCCTTTCCCCCAAAATTCATAGCCTAGCCATGAGCCAATGTGACAACTCTTTTTATTGTGATCAATAAACATTAAAGCCGTCACACCAATAAGTTGTCCTTCCTCATCTAAGACAACACGAGGAACTGTCTTTCCAGCCTCTTCATCCACACATTCCCGTTTAATAAAGTTAATCGTATCTTCAACTTTGCCAACAGGTAACCCTAGTGCATCTCGAACCTGTGGCATGGAAGACAACGCATGCATTGCTTCAGCATATTTTATATCGTGTCTCACTAAAGTTACTGTCATTATTCCATTCTCCTTTTACATATTTTGGACTCTTTACCAAAACGTGTGATTGATTCAACTTCAATTATACGTTAGCTGCCAGGATACACCAAAGCGATCTTGAATCCAGGCAAATTGCTTAGAAAATCCATAATTATCAAGTGGCATTAACGCCTGTCCACCTTCTAAAATTTGAGTAACCAGACTACCGATTTCCTCCGCAGAATCACATTCCACATAAATAGAAGTTGACGGTGTAAATGTAAAGTCATGCTGGATTACACTATCATTCATCATAATTTTTAGACCCTTTAAATGAAGGATAGCCATTGCAACCTGTTGTGAATTTTCCATATAAGTTAAACTTTCGATCTGTAAATCGGAAAACCATTGTTGATATTGCTGGATAGCTTCATTCGCCTGCCCTTGAAACATTAGAAATGTAGTGGCACTTTTCATTTATTTATCTCTCCCTCGTATTTTGTAATCCATTGTGCTGGTGTCATTTTCGAAACAAGCTCTCCAATTAATTCATACGGAATATTTTTAGTGTTTGTAAAACGAATACAGCTTTTCCCCATATTAAGCTTTGTCGATACTCGTTTCGCATATTCCTCTTGGAACCACGAGAGTAACGCTTGATCTGCATAAATGCCCATATGATAAACCGCAATATGACGTTTTTGTGCAGCAAGACTTATAAAGGGTAAAGGAGTATTCGGTGTACAATGGTAGCCCTTCGGATAAGTAGATAACGGGACAACATAGCTTATCATGTCATAATACATATTTTCTTCAAAACCCTCTGGTAAGTTACTTTCAACCACATCCACAAGTTTGGCAAACCCCTCTCGCCACTTTTCATCCACTTGTTCAATATATGTGTTTTTCATATTCTGCCCTCTCTTCAATATAGTATTATTGCTATCTAATGAATCCTACTTATTTCACATCATGGCTAATTATAAGATGACCAATTTACAATGAATATAGCATCATCCATATGACATCTTAAAATGATCAATGAAGCGTCTTTGTCATTTATGCTTTACCCTCTGCCTTTGCCTTTCGATATAATTCCTTTGTTTTGTAGCCTAATCCAATAATTTCACGCATCTCCTCTAAACGTGCAACCTGCGTCTCTTCCTTTTTCGCACTATAGATATAACGAGCCCAATCCTTTTGATAACCCGATGTTAATCCATCATAAAATGCTAAATCATCTGGATGTTCTGCAAGAGCATCACGCAATTGAGGAATCATCCCTTCATAGTCACTTACACATTGACTACTCGCTGTCTTCTTCTTGCCGCGTCCTTTGCCATCTCTCTTAATACTTAATATAGAAAATGTCTCATCTAAAGACATAAGACTTGCAAATTTATAATCACTGCCAACAATATATTTTTCCTCGTCCACTTGAATAGCTGGAAAAATCTCATCACGATGGATAAACTGTTCATACTTCTTATTACCCTTTTTCGGATAAACAAAAAATAAATAGCCCTGTTCTTCGAGAGTGTTTAACTTTTGTGCATTTTGTAAATACGTTACCATTTCATCAAGATTAAACACAAAGGCAATAATACGATCATAAGGTGCATCTCCTGATTGGGAAATCCCTTCTAGAATCAAATCCTCTGGTTGATGATGAATGGCAATGGATAATCCATCCTTAAGTTTAAATTTCTTTTGCATAGCTTTAACACCTCTTCTAATTATTCCTCTTGGTTTTGATAGTATAGCTGATTTAGTGAAATTTTCGTACAAAAAAACGCTCGAACATTTTCTCGGGCGTTTGAGGTTTACTTTATTTTTCTAGTGGCCACTATTCCTTTAATAATCGGAATGGCTGTTCCAATTAGCACTATTGGTAGGAACCACCACCCAAGAGACTCTTCCTCTCCAAGGGCAATACGTACCATTTGGAATGATATCGCTGCAAATAAAATTAGACAGAGGTTTTTCACTTCATTTAAAGTTTTTCGGCTATTTAAATAAAATGCCTCTACATTACTTTCGTTCAAACGTGCTGGGTAATTATGCATATGCGGAGCTTTTTCAAGTACTCCTAGCAAACACCATAGAAATATTCCGATAAACGGAAGAATGAATAATTCCATTTTTGAACCCCAACGATCCACTTCCCCTGCACCATTAAAATGGCCAGGAATCTCCTCAGATAGTTTGCCCCACATTACAAAAATATAAAGAATGGATAGCACGAATAACCCGCCACCAATACAGTCCCATATCTTTTCATATTTCGTTTTTGGCAATTTCAAAATAGGTCTATACATCTTCTCACACCTTCACTTATTCCTTTATTTATTCTACGCTACTCCAACTCATTAAGTTTCAAATTTGAGAAAATTGTCATAATTGTTAATGTTATATCGGTAACTATCCGCTTCCGCGAACAGTGAAATAGCAATTTATTCTACTTTTTTTATCACTCTATCTATAATTCACTTCTTTCTTAACACTATTAACAAATGTAAAAATACTCATAATACTTTGTAAAATTCGTATTATCTGATATAAATGGTATATACATATTTCATTTTTTTGTAACATTTCTACTAAATTACCGAGAAAGGAAACTAAATTCTATGCGATTTACGATCTACAAGAAATTAATACTCGCTTTTTTTATTGTTATTTTAGTGTTAGTTGGCACAATCGGGTTAAATATTAAACAGCTTAATTCCGTAAACGAGACGTATCGTGTGTTACTCGAAGAACAAACAACTAAATCTCTTAGTATTCAAAAGCTACAAGTGATTGCTAAACAAGAAATTGTAAGTATGAGAGGTTATCTATTACTTGGGGATAAAAAGAATTTTCAAAGTAATACCGATTCGCGTGAAGAATTTAAAAAGAAATACGATGAATTAATGGCATCATTCGATTCTAAAAAATCTATTGAACTATTAGAGGCTATCCAAAAAAGTGAGCAAGATGTCCAACAGTTCGCAGATCGCATGTTTTCATTAAAGTCCGCTGGAGAAACAGAACAGTATGAAAAGCTTGATAGCACACAAGGCCGCCTTATTATTAAACAGTTTGATGACCGCGTAGAAAACCTTGCCAACTACCAAGAGGAGTATATCGCAGGAGAAATCGCCGCTACATCCAAAGAGATAGAAGCTATTAAATTCCAAATGATTATTCTTGGAGTGTTGGCTGTTGTCATTAGTCTGATAATTGCTTTTGTCATAGGAAGACTTATTTCCCGTCCTATTAAAGGTATGGCAAAGGCTGCGAAAAAGATTGCTGAGGGCGATTTAACAGCAGAACAAATTCACATAAAAAATCGTGATGAAGTCGGGGATTTAGCACTAGCCTTTAATCAAATGGCGCTAAATTTAAAGGATCTTATTACAAATGTACGTCATAACACTGTGCAGGTAAGTAGCTCTGCTGCTGAGTTAACGGCAAGTGCTGAGCAAACAATTCAAGCAACAGAACAAATTACTTCCTCCATACAAGAAGTAGCAAGTGGCTCCGAAGCTCAAGGTAAAAATGCTACTGAAAGCTCAGAGGCTATGAAAAACATGACAAAAGGCATTCAACAATTAGCTACAACCACGGCTGCCGTTTCCGAGCTTGCTATAGAAACCAATACAGAAGCTAACAAAGGGAATGAATCATTACAACGTGTTATTGCTCAAATGGACACAATTAATTCAGCCGTTTTAGAATCTGCTAGCGTTGTGAAAAATTTAGGAAATCATTCCGTTGAAATCGGAAATATTATTGGCCTCATTACGGCTATCGCAGAGCAAACCAATTTACTAGCACTGAATGCCGCAATTGAAGCAGCTCGTGCAGGGGATCAGGGCCGTGGCTTTGCTGTAGTTGCCGAAGAAGTAAAGAAGTTAGCTGATCAATCCAAGCAATCTGCTGAACAAATTGCAAGTCTGATTTCAGAAATACAACGAGAGACAAATCGTGCAGTTACAGTAATGGATACTGGTACACAAGAGGTTCAAATAGGTATGCAAGTTGTAAGAATAGCTGAGGAAGGATTCTCAAAAATCGTCGAACTGATTGAACATGTATCCAATCAAATTCAAGAAGCAACGACAGTTTCTGAGGAAATGTCATCAAGTGCTGAACAGATTTACGCTTCCTTCGATGAAATTGCAACAATTGCAAAAATGTCTTCTTCCAACTTACAAAATGTAGCTTCAGCATCTGAGGAACAGCTAGCGACTATTGAAGAAGTTGCCGCTTCTGCTGCCACATTATCAAACATGGCTGAAGAATTACAAACACAGGTTTCGCGTTTTAAAGTGGAGTAAAAATGTATAAGAGTAGGCGCGGCTCTCTCTTCAGCAATGATTAACATTACGACTCTTAAGATTTATTAACAAAAAAAGCGTGAATTTCAAAACTGTTAAAATCAATATTTTCAGGTATTCAAGCATATTTTGATAATTCAAATGACCCCTAAGAAACTTGACTAATCTATCTTGTTTTTCCAAAAATAGAAAGAGTCTGGGACATAAGTATTTTTTTAAAACAAAATTACAATATTTCACATCAGAAAAGCGCAAGAAATCAATGTTTCTAAAATTGATTTCTCGCGCTTTTTAAGGTCTTGATCAGTTATGCCCCAGCCTTTTCAGTATTAACGCAACGATTCATGTTATAACCCGAGTGCTCTGTACATAAACGCCGAAAACTGTGCACGAGTTAAGTTTTCGTTTGGTCTAAAATTACCGTCTTCATCGCCTAGCGCAATGTTGTGGTCTGCTAGAGCGGAAATATACGCACTTGCCCAGTGCGATGGCTCGACATCCTTGAATGTACTATTACCTCCTGGCGATAAACCAAATGCAAGCACCATTATTTTTGCCATTTGTGCACGTGTGATATAAGCATTTGGATGGAAAGCTCCGTTTGAACCGTCTATAATGCCTGCTTGTTGGAGTAGTGTGATTTGTTGATAGTAAGGATGACTATGTGGGACATCCAAAAATGGTACAGCTTCTCGGAGTGGTGTTAGAGGTAAGGCGCGTTCAATCATAATAACCACATGCTGACGTTGAATCATATCATTTGGTCGGAAAGTGCCATCTGGGTAGCCTTTAATAATGCATAGTTTGGCAATTTCTTCAATCATATCTTGTGCCCAGTTATTATCAATATCCTTGAACGTAGTTTGACATCCAATACTTTCTTTCGTCCATTTCGCATACAATGTTAGGTTTTCTGTCACTTCATCTTTCGCGAAATCCCACACCGTTGTCAGCTCCGCATCCTTATACCAGCCAGTAAATGTGTAGCCTTCCTTCACTGGTGTAGATGGGAATTGTACCAACGCTCTATATGCCACTGTTTGTGATGGGATTTTACTGCCTCCGTTTGAATCAAAAGTGACGCTATAGCTTACTTTCGTCCATTTCGCATACAATGTTATGTCTGATATTACTTCATCTTTCGCGAAATCCCATGCCTTTGTTAGCTCCGCATCCTTATACCAGCCAGCGAATGTGTAGCCTTCCTTCACCGGTGTGGATGGAGATTGTACCAATTCCCTATAAGCTACTGTTTGTGACGGGATTTTACTACCTCTGTTTGAATCAAAAGTG
Proteins encoded in this region:
- the hmpA gene encoding NO-inducible flavohemoprotein; amino-acid sequence: MLKQETVQIIKATVPVLEVHGVEITKTFYRNMFQAHPELLNIFNHTNQEKGRQQTALANTVYAAAVHIENLEAILPAVMLIAHKHRSLGILPEHYPIVGENLLKAIKEVLGDAATDDIINAWAEAYGVIADIFIQVEEELYQKAEGNGGWRLFKPLKVAKKVVESDLVTSIYFENEDGSPLPAYEPGQYISIRVKVLGEEYLMNRQYTLSQASAKDGYRISVKRESDHTPNGKVSNFIHDVLQVGDLVDVSAPAGLFVLEETSAPITFLSGGIGVTPLNSMLQSIGDDAANEVSFIQCARNEKVVAFSDAIQEKVNALPNATYTALYSDEDKLLTKELLAEKVADNAEVYVCGPVGFMEAVIKNLHEIGVKDEKIHYEFFGPAMQLAK
- a CDS encoding Rrf2 family transcriptional regulator; the encoded protein is MRLTLYTDYSLRTLIYLGAKEEGQLSTIQEISDAYNISKNHLMKVTHQLGLLGYIETIRGRGGGIRLAIDPTTITIGEIVRHTEEDFHLVECFDKENNLCKIAPECQLKGVLYEALQAYLAVLDRYTLDDFLHSKEKLMALLLGK
- a CDS encoding GNAT family N-acetyltransferase, with amino-acid sequence MTVTLVRHDIKYAEAMHALSSMPQVRDALGLPVGKVEDTINFIKRECVDEEAGKTVPRVVLDEEGQLIGVTALMFIDHNKKSCHIGSWLGYEFWGKGYNLESKVAILDIAFFELGLEHVFAGARKVNIRSQKAQEKLPFIRLGVENDYPQEHSWLEIKEKQPCVLNVFERNDFVRYRTALKKVEGEREDYLPQLLLADESEAAVREYLNDGELFEIKCGEQLAGVVLLLAQSDTTVELKNIAIVPKYQGKGLGKEVLRQITTICQSQGYKTIIVGTANSSIDNIAFYQKAGFRMEAIEKDFFSNYPEPIYENGIRALDMIFFSKALK
- a CDS encoding VOC family protein codes for the protein MKSATTFLMFQGQANEAIQQYQQWFSDLQIESLTYMENSQQVAMAILHLKGLKIMMNDSVIQHDFTFTPSTSIYVECDSAEEIGSLVTQILEGGQALMPLDNYGFSKQFAWIQDRFGVSWQLTYN
- a CDS encoding DUF1801 domain-containing protein; protein product: MKNTYIEQVDEKWREGFAKLVDVVESNLPEGFEENMYYDMISYVVPLSTYPKGYHCTPNTPLPFISLAAQKRHIAVYHMGIYADQALLSWFQEEYAKRVSTKLNMGKSCIRFTNTKNIPYELIGELVSKMTPAQWITKYEGEINK
- a CDS encoding YdeI/OmpD-associated family protein, which translates into the protein MQKKFKLKDGLSIAIHHQPEDLILEGISQSGDAPYDRIIAFVFNLDEMVTYLQNAQKLNTLEEQGYLFFVYPKKGNKKYEQFIHRDEIFPAIQVDEEKYIVGSDYKFASLMSLDETFSILSIKRDGKGRGKKKTASSQCVSDYEGMIPQLRDALAEHPDDLAFYDGLTSGYQKDWARYIYSAKKEETQVARLEEMREIIGLGYKTKELYRKAKAEGKA
- a CDS encoding DUF1648 domain-containing protein; the encoded protein is MYRPILKLPKTKYEKIWDCIGGGLFVLSILYIFVMWGKLSEEIPGHFNGAGEVDRWGSKMELFILPFIGIFLWCLLGVLEKAPHMHNYPARLNESNVEAFYLNSRKTLNEVKNLCLILFAAISFQMVRIALGEEESLGWWFLPIVLIGTAIPIIKGIVATRKIK
- a CDS encoding methyl-accepting chemotaxis protein, with product MRFTIYKKLILAFFIVILVLVGTIGLNIKQLNSVNETYRVLLEEQTTKSLSIQKLQVIAKQEIVSMRGYLLLGDKKNFQSNTDSREEFKKKYDELMASFDSKKSIELLEAIQKSEQDVQQFADRMFSLKSAGETEQYEKLDSTQGRLIIKQFDDRVENLANYQEEYIAGEIAATSKEIEAIKFQMIILGVLAVVISLIIAFVIGRLISRPIKGMAKAAKKIAEGDLTAEQIHIKNRDEVGDLALAFNQMALNLKDLITNVRHNTVQVSSSAAELTASAEQTIQATEQITSSIQEVASGSEAQGKNATESSEAMKNMTKGIQQLATTTAAVSELAIETNTEANKGNESLQRVIAQMDTINSAVLESASVVKNLGNHSVEIGNIIGLITAIAEQTNLLALNAAIEAARAGDQGRGFAVVAEEVKKLADQSKQSAEQIASLISEIQRETNRAVTVMDTGTQEVQIGMQVVRIAEEGFSKIVELIEHVSNQIQEATTVSEEMSSSAEQIYASFDEIATIAKMSSSNLQNVASASEEQLATIEEVAASAATLSNMAEELQTQVSRFKVE